A window of the Citrus sinensis cultivar Valencia sweet orange chromosome 9, DVS_A1.0, whole genome shotgun sequence genome harbors these coding sequences:
- the LOC102620748 gene encoding E3 ubiquitin-protein ligase RMA3, with protein MEQNLFEPETGYATEEDASLKQKWSPTSAPTNVPEKDGSFFECNICLDSAQDPVVTLCGHLYCWPCIYKWLHVQTSSLDADEQQQNCPVCKANISVASLVPLYGRGGISSASDSKKPNLGEVVPSRPHPSALNTSVTSSSTSTRHQTQQLHSDFFQSQAPAFHNPQYFPHHYGSHAALASSSLGGMATISFFNPLMGMLGGMTLERIFGGSTTSLFTYPSQSLLVSNNPRIRRQEMELDKSLNRVSLFLFCCLVLCLLLF; from the coding sequence ATGGAACAGAACCTCTTTGAGCCTGAGACAGGATATGCAACTGAAGAAGATGCTTCACTCAAGCAGAAATGGAGTCCCACCTCAGCACCTACAAATGTCCCAGAAAAAGATGGTAGCTTCTTTGAGTGTAACATTTGCTTAGACTCAGCCCAGGACCCCGTGGTCACCCTTTGTGGTCACCTGTACTGCTGGCCGTGTATTTACAAGTGGCTTCATGTCCAAACTTCCTCTCTGGATGCAGATGAACAACAGCAGAATTGCCCGGTCTGCAAGGCTAACATCTCTGTTGCTTCATTGGTCCCTCTCTATGGCCGTGGAGGAATCTCTTCTGCATCCGACTCCAAGAAGCCCAATTTGGGTGAGGTCGTACCAAGCAGGCCACATCCTTCTGCCTTGAACACTTCAGTTACTTCTAGTTCCACCTCCACAAGGCATCAAACTCAGCAATTACATTCAGATTTTTTTCAATCACAGGCACCAGCATTTCATAATCCACAGTACTTTCCTCACCATTACGGTAGTCATGCAGCTTTGGCGTCTTCTAGTCTTGGTGGTATGGCAACGATTAGTTTCTTTAATCCACTGATGGGAATGCTAGGAGGGATGACCTTAGAGAGGATCTTTGGGGGTTCTACTACAAGTTTGTTTACGTATCCATCTCAGTCTCTCTTGGTGAGTAACAATCCTAGAATCAGAAGACAGGAAATGGAGCTTGATAAGTCTCTTAACAGAGTATCCTTGTTCCTTTTCTGTTGCCTAGTCCTGTGTCTTCTTTTGTTCTGA